The Rosa rugosa chromosome 3, drRosRugo1.1, whole genome shotgun sequence sequence gattattcttttcacttcactttcacattgtgaagtgcggggatcaaaatgagacagagtggggacaaaccacgacaattcctgtcgttcccttggaaaatcctttttcctatctccccctaacgacgggaagactgtctcatcaaagtgacaatccgcaaatctagcagtaaagagatcgcctgtcaagggttccaagtagcggataattgttggggattcgtatcgaacataaatacttaatcgtctctgaggacccattttggtgcgctgtgggggcgcaataggcacatatactgcgcaaccaaatatgcgtaagtgtgaaatgtcaggcacatatccagttaccaactggtacgcataaaatggttggctagtagtgggtctgaaacgaataagtaaagctgcgtgcaatattgcataaccccaggcagatataggcagcttggtgcgcataaccagtgccctagccaccatctgtagccttttgatagtggcttctgcgagaccattttgtgtatgcacatggggtacaggatgctctacatcgatcccaatagacatgcaataatcatcaaatacttttgatgtaaactctccagcgttatcaaactttatagacttgatagggtgatcagggtggtgagctcTTAAgtgtataatctgtgctaggagttttgcaaatgcagcatttcttatggacaataaagcgacatgtgaccagcgtgtcgaagcatccaccaaaaccataaagtacttgaatggtccgcattctggatggataggtccacagatatcttctattatcctttgtaagaatggaatgttttgttttgtgtctttaGCATAgaaaggtctcgatcctgtttttgttaaagagcaggctttgcaaaccgagtgatgtgcctttgaaatagtcaatgaggcataatgggagggaggtagtgcttctggtacttcagaaggcaatggctgcatttgagcagaactaggaccgacaccttgcagtgtgtcggatttttgtcccattttatttttcactcgaaagaagggatgcccgtgtgagttctttaaaatactgatcatcatgtcacgacaggggtgccctaggcggtcatgccaaagcctgtatgagtcagtgtcccacatttcattgttggtggcagcataggattcaatgatccaaatcgtagtgaggtacagtccactagattgactcataagtttctctaaaatgcatTTCCTTcgacattcattagaggtaatataaaggtattcagttccattctcacagtgtgtttctacatgataaccgttggcacaaatatctttgaaacttaacaaggttcgattagctcttggtgcatatagaGCATCTGTGACTTTAAATATTGTGCCATTAGgcagcaaaaatttggcagttcctcgcccttttattacttgtgatgatccaatcatcgtagtcacagagaaattataggctattaattcaatgaataattgcctattccttaatatgatgtgggtagtcccactatccactaagcactcaagttctcctcgattcattcctataagtaaatatgaggtattcattaaataattcgaaaatatatctcatattctttagagtatttcgattttagtagaatgataatcttttcattctaataattttttttctagatgtattgctttacatctttatagtgctatttcgaaccatgtaaatatgtgtagtaaataaatttgaataaattcagtgctttagaataaaattcaaaatttattaataagccaacgataatcaaatcaaggtcatgttcagaaatctaattcatcaaaccattattgaaataaacttcAAGACCAaataatagtctaattaaaaatgaggcattatgccttcacaactgtctttggaaaataaatagataaagcagatcagtcaaagTCTGAAGCATCCATTAACggagcaagttccttgttgccattgaagtctgcaatagtgaggttgacatctgggtcatgaccttcttcttctatatagtgagcctcttgttctttagactccctatatctcttgtaagtggctgcaactatgttgcttgcttggcagttcttgtaccaatgcccaatgactccacacctatagcatggttcattgtcaACTCTTTCCTGTTTGACAGAAGGATTCTTAGGTGCCTTTTGCCCCTTGTTTCCAAGACCCCCACGTCCCTTttcacgtggtgcattgttgccacgtgggtagggattaGCATGTCCAaacccctttgcattggggttctttccacctttcatttttccataattagcctcaggaattttctttgtcccagtaggcctggcattgttgttcaagagaacctcattatgcctctcagccacttgcaatAGGCTGATCAACTTATTGaaagttgtgattcttttgttgtcatactccagcctatactggttcgctagtataagcgctgaagtaggaaaggtggaaagagtcttgtagatcatatcatcttctgtgattttCCTTtcacagaaattgagacgtgcctttaagcgcaacatgtccttgttgaagtcatttacccttttatagtcaagcaagcggattccattccactgaacagccagttctgggagcaaagtgtcatgaatgttcccaaaacgtcccttaagggtatcccacagttctttgggtgtcttcaactgaaggtactcctagcgtaggctaggatcaatatgtcgcctcaaaaacattaaggcatttgctttcaccttgttagACGGTCCATCGTCTTTGGGTCAGTGGGAGTtttgatggtggcagtgtagtcttttgccacaaaggcagtttctacatcggaaacccaacagtggtactcaagtccttctgagtccaaaatgtcaaattcaggtcgagttggatcagccatctacataaacaagagggaagatataaattacgcagtcataaagacatccacgtgaattattttccaaaaatatgaattagatttcaagaccaagattcgtaatggtcacattttttttgatgctatgtgaaaatgcttTATCACGGTAAGTATGTATTTATAATgtgcatgaattttcattatcatggcaaaaagCAATTTTTGTATAGCATTCTAAATAAGGAATAATCATAGCACGTAATAAACaataaaacatagcatataaaaataaattacatggcatgctcaaattgCGCAAATATACAACAAAACATTTGCTACTTATAATAatagcaataatatatcatgcataaaaataaaatataaacaatagcataataTAGGGAAAATCGTCCGTACAGTACCTGATCTTTTCCTCATTCTAAACTTCAGTACCTCACGTTCAGAAAATATCAGAACGATACCTGAGGTTTCTACCCCGACCGAAGATCGGTACCTGGTgccgttagctccgttacaAAAATTGACAACTGGCATATTTTGATCattaaatgaccaatttacccttttttccattatttttctcatataataaaaaaaaacaatttttttttttttttttttacgggaATGCCAAAGTGAAAGGGTCAGGAGGGTCGTAGGTGGAAAGGGCTCAAGCGACGGCGGCGGGAAGGTTCAAGTCGTGGTCGGGCACCCGCAATTTCAAGGCGGCGTAGcaacacaacagcactcccacaGAGTCGGTGAGCAATCATCCATTAGCCACCATCACCACAACAGCACTCCAGCAGAGTCGCTCGAGAGGCGGGAGTGGCTGGCTTCGTTAGGAGGCGGCAGAGGAATTGGAAAGCCATCATCCATcagccaccaccaccaccaccacatctACAACCACACAACCCCGTCCCCAAACTTTGTGATTCAAACAACACCTATAGCAAATTTCAACCCAAAGCACCACCAAAGTGGTTAAAGGAAAACAACCTGAGAAGATTTCCATGTCGATCACTTCGATTTCCTGAAACCTAGACAAAGCCAAGTCCTTGAGCAAGTCATTGGGTTTACTCCTTGGCCATTTTTAAAGTAGGGTCCAACTCTGATTCAAcgtagaggaagaagaaagaggagctACTAGAGAAGATGGTGGAGGAGAGTGAGAGGATGGTGGGTCTGGTGACGGAGCTGGTTCACCGGAAAAACATACCCGGCTGCTGGGGTTGTTGTCGCGGAGGGTGGAGCAGCTGGAGAGGGCTCTCATCAATGAGAgattgaggaggaagaagagcagacATGCTGTAGATTGCAGGGAAGGGTTCTTCTAGATTCTGAAAAATTGTTTATGGGTTTACATGAGGTAGGTAGAAGATGAGTTCAACATATGTAGGAGATATACAAGCAGTGTCCCAGAAATCCAATAAGACCCATCTCCATTTTATATAAAACCCAGATGAGAATAGAGCTTTATGAGTTTGTAAAGTTCAAATCTTTgctctttttttcttcaaacAAAAGGTGTTGTAAGGAAAGCACTCTGGTTCAATTGGGGCTTGGAGCATAAGTACCATTGTTGCTTAGAATAGGTGCCTGCAAAGCCCATAAACAATGTAAAGAGAATGAAGGAAAATCAGGACCtaactagagagagagagagagagagagagagagagagagagagagaaatgaattagataaaaaaaataatggatTAAAATATGAAAagacgaaaatatccttcatCTATCAGTTTTTGTAACAGAGCTAACGGCACCAGGTACTCATCTTCGGTCGGGATCGAAACCTCAGGTTCTGTTCTGATATTTTCTGAACGTGATCAGGTACTGTACGGACGATTTTCCCCATAATATAAGGGCATGCGTAGGCATAATTATATAAGCGTAaagaaaattcacaaaacatgctcaaaatttcataaataatatatatagcaaaatatatatggcatgctcaaaaataataaacaatagcataattaaaacatgcttaaacattaaaacataaataacaaggcatgcttaaaatgattaatataatctaactaaacatgctcgaaaattctaattataaacaattaaatataccggagtatgaaattaaataaaagagaacatacttggtttcgagaaaattaaataaaattaacaaTCCTAGCGCaagcgcgtgttgatgcaggcgtgcgtagcgatgtttttagTTGCTGACTTTGGCCGTGATTATTCATCAAGGCCAGCATATAGATTTTCATAATGTTCCCAGGTTGTCCTACATCCTCACTTTGTTCTAGTTATGATTGTTTTCTTTTGCATTTGCCAGGACTTCTCTAGAATGTTTGCCAGGACTTCTCTAGAATGTTCCTAGGTGGtgtgtttcttcatttttccatGTACTTGGATGTGGGTTGGCCTTGGCTGTGTCCTCCATCCCTTTGTACTATTTTTTTGAGTTATCAATAAATTTCCGAGAGATGGTGATGAGTTAGTCCTCCTCTCTCGttatttaaacaaaaaaataaaaaatatatataaaaaagacATATAAACTTGAAAATGAAATATTTGACCATTCTTTACTTTCGCCAATTTCTTACACACACAACACTAAATTTTATTTGTGAAAACAATTAATCATTGGCATATGCAACTAAACCAAGTCGAGATTATAGAAGTACACTTACTTCCACTTTATTATTTCCCGATATGGCATTATATCAAAGACTCACATATATTCGAGAAGAGCGCCACATAAATTGTAGCTCACTTGACATGATTCACATGTGAGTATAATCACAATTTTATCACCGTCCCATTGTTCATCAAAATGTTTCAAATCTTCATATatgccttcttcttttttttcaatacTATGCAAGGAGAAAACAACATatctaaaaaaagaagaaaacgaaTGAATGTTAAATCCATGCATGCATAAGTTTAAACATGCTGTGCTTCATTCCCTCCGCAAACAGAATCCTTAAAACTCGTACACAGGCTCTAAAAACAGCAACCAGTAAAGACTTGGTCTCTCCCCATAAATTCTACCTCTTGGTTTTTCAGCTTCCCAAATCTCTCCCTAcactctctgtttctctctcttctctacgTGCCCTTTCCTCCAATGTCTCCTCCCATTTCCTCTTCAGCTTGTCTAGGCGTACGAATTCATAGGATACATTAGTGTTTCTTCCCAAACCTATCTGGGTATTCTCCTGTTTGGATCAATATGTATACATGATTACATATAGATTTTAGAAACATAAACAGAAGTATAAATTGATTAATTTTAATTAGCCAAGTAGATTAGATAGCTACGTGAGAAATGGCGTCCTTGAACAACCAGCCATCCAAGAAGGCAATACGCACCCCCGGAGGCTCAGCTGGTAGCTCTCAGGGTAAGGCTAATTCAAGTGGCCAAACTGTGAAATTCGCTAGACGAACTTCGAGCGGAAGGTATGTTAGTCTCTCAAGAGAAGACCTTGACATGTCAGGGGAATTGTCAGGGGACTACATGAACTACACAGTTCATATTCCTCCCACCCCGGATAACCAACCCATGGACACTTCTGTGGCTGTCAAGGCGGAGGAGCAATATGTTTCTAACTCACTCTTCACCGGGGGATTCAACAGCGTGACACGTGCTCATTTGATGGACAAGGTAATTGATTCTGAGGTGACACATCCACAGATGGCCGGAGCCAAAGGTTCGGCGTGCATGATGCCTGCTTGTGACGGTAAGGTGATGAAGGACGAGAGGGGAGTCGATATAACTCCTTGTGATTGCAGGTATGAAGATGAATCTAGACCTACCCTTGACGGGATCATACCATTCTATTAACAATTATGTGCTTAGAACAAATAGCAACTCAAATATGTTGTTTTTTGGTGCGGTATGTATGTAGGTTCAAAATATGCAGAGATTGCTATATGGATGCACAAAAGGATACAAATCTTTGTCCTGGTTGCAAGGAGCCATACCGAATGGGGGACTTAGATGATGATGGACCAGATTATGAGCGTGGAGGAGCATTGCAATTGCCTGGACCAGATGGAAATAGGGATAACATGTCAATGATGAAGAGGAACCAAACAGGTGAATTTGATCACAACAGGTGGTTGTTTGAGACAAGGGGTACCTATGGTGTTGGTAATGCATTTAATCCCCCAGAGGACGGTGGTTATGATGAAGGGTTCGGACCAGGATCAATGGATGCTACCGAAAAGGCTTTTAAGCCGCTAAGTAGGAAGATACCAATTGCAGCAGCCGTTATCAGCCCTTACAGGTGAGAAAGTACTGTTATGAATCCACCAGGCTTTTTGTATGCTTGCATATGCATCCAATACCCAGCATTACTAAGAACAGTCCCTTGTTTTCTTTTGAAATATTTGCAGGTTACTGATCTTTATTCGATTCATAGTGTTGTGTTTCTTCTTGCACTGGAGAGTAGTGCATCCAAACAATGACGCAAGATGGTTGTGGATGATGTCAATTGTTTGTGAGCTGTGGTTTGCCTTCTCCTGGATTTTGGATCAAACTCCAAAGTTCTTCCCTATTAATCGTGCTACAGACCTAGAAGTCCTATATGAAAAGTTTGATATGCCATCTCCTTCCAATCCCACTGGTCGCTCAGACCTCCCCGGCATTGACATgtttgtctctactgctgatccTGACAAGGAGCCACCTCTTACCACTGCTAACACCATTCTTTCAATCTTGGCTGTTGATTACCCGGTGGAGAAGATTGCATGCTACATCTCCGATGACGGAGGTGCTCTTCTTACTTTTGAGGCAATGGCAGAGGCTGCTAGTTTTGCAGATTTGTGGGTGCCATTCTGCAAGAAACACAATATTGAACCAAGAAATCCTGATAGTTACTTCGCCTTAAAAGTTGACCCTACCAAGAACAAGAGCAGGACTGACTTTGTGAAGGATAGAAGGAAGATCAAAAGGGAGTATGATGAGTTCAAGGTAAGGATCAACGGGCTTCCTGACTCTATCAGGAGAAGATCTGATGCCTTCCATGCCAGGGAGGAAATGAAAATGTTAAAGCACATGAGGGAGACCGGTGCTGACCCTTTGGAGCAAGTCAAGGTCCCAAAGGCCACGTGGATGGCTGATGGCACACATTGGCCGGGTACTTGGTCCGTCCCTTCTAGTGACCATGCGAAAGGTGACCATTCAGGAATTCTACAGGTCAGAACCAATGCTAACATTTCTTTCATGCGTGTGTCTGAACGTAGAACAAAAGAATGATAGATTCGTAACACTTGATGAATATGTTGTACAGGTGATGCTCAAGCCTCCTAGCCCTGATCCACTAATGGGAGGGGCAGATGACAAGCTCTTAGATTTCACCGATGTTGATATACGACTCCCAATGTTTGTGTACATGTCAAGAGAGAAGCGGCCAGGCTATGATCACAACAAGAAAGCTGGTGCCATGAATGCCTTGGTACGAACTTCAGCCATCTTGTCCAATGGGCCATTCATCCTCAACCTCGACTGTGACCACTACATCTACAACTGCAAGGCCATCCGAGAAGGAATGTGCTTCATGATGGACCGAGGAGGAGAAGGTATCTGCTACATTCAGTTCCCTCAGAGATTTGAAGGCATTGATCCCTCGGATCGTTATGCCAACCATAACACTGTGTTTTTCGATGGCAATATGCGTGCTCTTGATGGTCTTCAAGGTCCAATGTACGTGGGAACTGGGACAATGTTTAGGCGGTTTGCCCTTTATGGTTTTGACCCTCCAAATCCTGACAAGGTCGCCGCACAGAAGGCGGCAACAGAAGCTACTGGTGACTCAGAGACACAAAAAGAGCCCTTGACGGCACCTCCGGCACAGACCACACAGCCCTTGACAGCTAGTGAACTCGACCCTGATCTTGATACCAATCTGCTGCCTAAGCGTTTTGGAAATTCTACCATGTTAGCTGAATCCATACCTGTTGCTGAGTATCAAGGACGCCCCCTAGCTGATCATCCTGCAGTCAAATTCGGACGCCCTCCTGGTATTCTTAGGGTACCACGTGATCCACTTGATGCTACAACTGTTGCTGAAGCTGTCTCTGCCATTTCTTGCTGGTCAATTAACAACCTATCTTATTGAGAAAAATTTTGTGTAACgtacaacaaaaaacaaatgaaCTAATTGGCTGAGTGTGTACTGTGTAGGTACGAGGACAAGACTGAATGGGGAGACCGAGTGGGTTGGATTTATGGATCAGTCACAGAAGATGTTGTGACAGGCTACCGTATGCACAACCGTGGATGGCATTCAGTTTATTGTATCACCAAGCGTGATGCATTCCGGGGTTCAGCTCCGATTAATCTTACTGATCGACTCCACCAAGTGCTTAGGTGGGCAACTGGCTCTGTCGAAATTTTCTTCTCCAGAAACAATGCCATAATTGGTTCCATGAAACTGAAAATACTGCAGCGTCTTGCTTACATTAACGTTGGCGTCTACCCTTtcacctctctctttctcattttGTACTGCTTCCTCCCTGCACTCTCACTCTACTCTGGGCAGTTTATCGTGGCTAATGTCAATGTCACCTTCTTAGCCTTTTTGCTAACCATTACATTATGCCTGATAGGGCTGGCCCTGCTAGAGGTGAAGTGGTCTGGCATAGGATTGGAAGAGTGGTGGAGGAATGAACAGTTCTGGCTCATTTCCGGAACCAGCGCTCACCTTGCTGCTGTGGTGCAAGGGATTCTCAAAGTTATTGCAGGAATTGAAATCTCTTTCAcactcacttctaagtctgcaGGAGATGACAATGATGATGTCTTTGCAGAATTGCACCTTGTTAAGTGGACTTGGTTGATGATTCCCCCAATTGTTATCGCACTCGTCAACATAATTGCCATTTGCATTGCAGTTTCAAGAGAGCTTTATGCTACAAATGCTCAGTGGGCTAAGCTTGTTGGTGGAACTTTCTTCAGTTTATGGGTGTTGGCTCATTTGTATCCTTTTGCAAAGGGTTTGATGGGAAGGAGAGGAAAGACGCCTACAATTGTGTTTGTTTGGGCAGGTCTCATTGCAATTACGCTATCCTTGCTCTGGGCTGCCGTTGCGCCACCACCAGGAGGCGGACAAGCGGCTGGACAATTCCAATTCCCGTAGCCACAATCTGCGAGCCTACTTCACTGAATTCCTTCCCTTAAATGTTGATCAGTATGTATGAATGCATTTTACAATTTTCAAGTCTTTCATCTTTACAAAACACATCGCTTCTTCAACCATACATTGCTGATTCAGAATGTGGATCAATCATAAAGTTTTACTTTTAGGGTTAAGAAAGAAACTGTTGAGCGTTGAGTTAAATTGTACGTCTTTATTGAACGAGCAATGAGTGATGCTGAAGAAAATATTGTAAACTCTTGacattttcatttgttttgtaAACATTAATTGCACATTTCTTCTCTTACAAAATCAATCTGCTAATTCTAGCAAAGCATCATAAACTTTATCCATGCATAACAAGTTCAGACTTCAGAGCATGCATCTGATGTCTAATCTTAACTCTTTCGATTCCAGTATTTCCAAATTTATGGCAAGGATGCGAGGACTCAATTACCTGATGTACAGAAAATATATACGTCCGTTGCTTTATCTATATAAATCTTAAGGAGAATAAGAAATGCACTTCCAAAAACAAGAAGAGGTATAACATCAAGGCACAGATAGGGCCAATAATTCATAAAAGCATGATTTGTATAAAATCCATCTCATCCACAATCTGAATAGGAGACAGCTCATTCATAGACAAATCTATATAATTCTCATGATTTAACTATAGCtgctgccaaaaaaaaaaaaattatagaatgGTGAACAGGGGACATCAACTATATAGGCTTCAGCTCCAAGTGTGAACCAACCAAACTATCTTCTATCTTCTACGTAATTTAGGCTAGGCTTTCTGTACGTGACGGACGGACAGGATATACATCCCTACATTTTAAAAATCTGACTGTTCAAACGGAACCCGCACAAACAACTGGCCATTCAAGGTCACTACAGCAGATGTCTGATGTGGATCAATTCTCGAAGGTAAGCTGACAACCTAGAAGGAAAACCATTATCGTTATTCTACAGCTATAGTTTGATAAAGTGCCACACTGCATGACAAAGTACACATCATGGTATGTTTGAATATAACTACTGGAAATCCAGGCAGCTAACATCTTAGGCTTAGGTCTGCGGCTATAAGAATGATTAGGGAGCAATCAAAGAAAACAACCCACTTTATGGATGCTTTTCTCCATAATTAGTAGTCGATCATTACCTAGAATGCAGCACTATAATCTAAGCAAAAATAAAACTTTGTAACTGTGGGAGTCAAAAATGAAAGAGTACCAAGCACCACACATGAAGCTATATGAGTTTAGGTTATGCAGACCTTCTTAAAGGGTGTGACACCCCAAGGATTGTCCAGTTGCATTGGTTGACCAGAAATAATCAAGCGTCCAATTGGATCAGATTGAACATGCACCTGCATAACCAAAGATCATTGTTAACAAAGACAGATACGGAACTTATGACATATCATAAACATGCATCTCT is a genomic window containing:
- the LOC133735552 gene encoding cellulose synthase-like protein D4 isoform X2, with the protein product MASLNNQPSKKAIRTPGGSAGSSQGKANSSGQTVKFARRTSSGRYVSLSREDLDMSGELSGDYMNYTVHIPPTPDNQPMDTSVAVKAEEQYVSNSLFTGGFNSVTRAHLMDKVIDSEVTHPQMAGAKGSACMMPACDGKVMKDERGVDITPCDCRFKICRDCYMDAQKDTNLCPGCKEPYRMGDLDDDGPDYERGGALQLPGPDGNRDNMSMMKRNQTGEFDHNRWLFETRGTYGVGNAFNPPEDGGYDEGFGPGSMDATEKAFKPLSRKIPIAAAVISPYRLLIFIRFIVLCFFLHWRVVHPNNDARWLWMMSIVCELWFAFSWILDQTPKFFPINRATDLEVLYEKFDMPSPSNPTGRSDLPGIDMFVSTADPDKEPPLTTANTILSILAVDYPVEKIACYISDDGGALLTFEAMAEAASFADLWVPFCKKHNIEPRNPDSYFALKVDPTKNKSRTDFVKDRRKIKREYDEFKVRINGLPDSIRRRSDAFHAREEMKMLKHMRETGADPLEQVKVPKATWMADGTHWPGTWSVPSSDHAKGDHSGILQVMLKPPSPDPLMGGADDKLLDFTDVDIRLPMFVYMSREKRPGYDHNKKAGAMNALVRTSAILSNGPFILNLDCDHYIYNCKAIREGMCFMMDRGGEGICYIQFPQRFEGIDPSDRYANHNTVFFDGNMRALDGLQGPMYVGTGTMFRRFALYGFDPPNPDKVAAQKAATEATGDSETQKEPLTAPPAQTTQPLTASELDPDLDTNLLPKRFGNSTMLAESIPVAEYQGRPLADHPAVKFGRPPGILRVPRDPLDATTVAEAVSAISCWYEDKTEWGDRVGWIYGSVTEDVVTGYRMHNRGWHSVYCITKRDAFRGSAPINLTDRLHQVLRAGPARGEVVWHRIGRVVEE
- the LOC133735552 gene encoding cellulose synthase-like protein D4 isoform X1, which translates into the protein MASLNNQPSKKAIRTPGGSAGSSQGKANSSGQTVKFARRTSSGRYVSLSREDLDMSGELSGDYMNYTVHIPPTPDNQPMDTSVAVKAEEQYVSNSLFTGGFNSVTRAHLMDKVIDSEVTHPQMAGAKGSACMMPACDGKVMKDERGVDITPCDCRFKICRDCYMDAQKDTNLCPGCKEPYRMGDLDDDGPDYERGGALQLPGPDGNRDNMSMMKRNQTGEFDHNRWLFETRGTYGVGNAFNPPEDGGYDEGFGPGSMDATEKAFKPLSRKIPIAAAVISPYRLLIFIRFIVLCFFLHWRVVHPNNDARWLWMMSIVCELWFAFSWILDQTPKFFPINRATDLEVLYEKFDMPSPSNPTGRSDLPGIDMFVSTADPDKEPPLTTANTILSILAVDYPVEKIACYISDDGGALLTFEAMAEAASFADLWVPFCKKHNIEPRNPDSYFALKVDPTKNKSRTDFVKDRRKIKREYDEFKVRINGLPDSIRRRSDAFHAREEMKMLKHMRETGADPLEQVKVPKATWMADGTHWPGTWSVPSSDHAKGDHSGILQVMLKPPSPDPLMGGADDKLLDFTDVDIRLPMFVYMSREKRPGYDHNKKAGAMNALVRTSAILSNGPFILNLDCDHYIYNCKAIREGMCFMMDRGGEGICYIQFPQRFEGIDPSDRYANHNTVFFDGNMRALDGLQGPMYVGTGTMFRRFALYGFDPPNPDKVAAQKAATEATGDSETQKEPLTAPPAQTTQPLTASELDPDLDTNLLPKRFGNSTMLAESIPVAEYQGRPLADHPAVKFGRPPGILRVPRDPLDATTVAEAVSAISCWYEDKTEWGDRVGWIYGSVTEDVVTGYRMHNRGWHSVYCITKRDAFRGSAPINLTDRLHQVLRWATGSVEIFFSRNNAIIGSMKLKILQRLAYINVGVYPFTSLFLILYCFLPALSLYSGQFIVANVNVTFLAFLLTITLCLIGLALLEVKWSGIGLEEWWRNEQFWLISGTSAHLAAVVQGILKVIAGIEISFTLTSKSAGDDNDDVFAELHLVKWTWLMIPPIVIALVNIIAICIAVSRELYATNAQWAKLVGGTFFSLWVLAHLYPFAKGLMGRRGKTPTIVFVWAGLIAITLSLLWAAVAPPPGGGQAAGQFQFP